A section of the Sandaracinaceae bacterium genome encodes:
- a CDS encoding undecaprenyl-diphosphate phosphatase, whose amino-acid sequence MPGPIDVGTAAVLGAVQGATEFLPVSSSGHVSLGAMLFGISDDMPLSMVVLLHFGTLIATIALFRQDVLELLKSLGGLRDPKAWMETEQGQLVAGILLASVPTAVIGLGLEEHVEAFGRVPWIVGLCLLGSAVMVLSTRRGGGERTILPLKLALLVGLAQGLAVMPGLSRSGTTIAVGMLLGLSGPAAFRFSFLLSLPAVAGATLLSLRHLDEIRALGIGAVVGGVVALVVGYLALLWLRHIVNQGRFWLFALYLVPLGAGLVLWPLFAGD is encoded by the coding sequence ATGCCCGGACCCATCGACGTAGGGACCGCCGCCGTGCTCGGCGCGGTCCAGGGCGCGACCGAGTTCCTGCCCGTCTCGAGCAGCGGACACGTCTCGCTGGGCGCGATGCTCTTCGGCATCAGCGACGACATGCCGCTGTCGATGGTGGTCCTGCTCCACTTCGGCACGCTGATCGCGACGATCGCGCTCTTCCGCCAGGACGTGCTCGAGCTCTTGAAGAGCCTGGGCGGGCTGCGGGATCCGAAGGCCTGGATGGAGACCGAGCAGGGTCAGCTCGTGGCCGGAATCCTGCTGGCGTCGGTGCCCACGGCCGTGATCGGGCTGGGGCTCGAGGAGCACGTCGAGGCCTTCGGGCGCGTCCCGTGGATCGTGGGGCTGTGCCTCCTCGGATCCGCGGTGATGGTGCTGAGCACGCGGCGCGGCGGCGGAGAGCGGACCATCCTGCCGTTGAAGCTCGCGCTCCTCGTCGGGCTCGCCCAGGGCCTGGCGGTGATGCCTGGCCTGAGCCGCAGCGGCACCACCATCGCCGTCGGCATGCTGCTCGGGCTCAGCGGGCCCGCCGCGTTCCGCTTCTCGTTCCTCCTCTCGCTGCCCGCGGTGGCGGGCGCCACCCTCCTGTCCCTGCGACACCTCGACGAGATCCGGGCGCTGGGCATCGGCGCCGTCGTGGGCGGCGTGGTCGCGCTCGTCGTGGGCTACCTCGCGCTGCTCTGGCTGCGTCACATCGTCAATCAGGGGCGGTTCTGGCTTTTTGCCCTGTATCTGGTACCGCTGGGCGCGGGCCTCGTGCTCTGGCCGCTCTTCGCGGGAGATTGA